One window of Microbacterium sediminis genomic DNA carries:
- a CDS encoding tetratricopeptide repeat protein, with the protein MSAWEALVEALWDDEGVDDAERVERMRALAAEAPEPALGHFELGGALDSAGREAEADAEYAAATAAGLARVDPARAAQLAIQHASTLRNLGRVDEAIAMLRAAPAHPSVGAAHAVFLALALHSAGRHDEALRVAIEAVEPTLPRYNRSVRAYAAALTA; encoded by the coding sequence GGGAGGCCCTCGTCGAGGCGCTGTGGGACGACGAGGGCGTCGACGACGCCGAGAGGGTGGAGCGGATGCGCGCCCTCGCGGCCGAGGCGCCCGAGCCCGCCCTCGGCCACTTCGAGCTCGGCGGCGCGCTGGACTCCGCCGGGCGCGAGGCGGAGGCCGACGCCGAGTACGCCGCCGCCACCGCGGCAGGCCTGGCCCGCGTCGATCCCGCCCGGGCCGCCCAGCTGGCGATCCAGCACGCGTCCACGCTGCGCAACCTGGGGCGCGTCGACGAGGCGATCGCGATGCTCCGCGCCGCCCCCGCGCACCCCTCCGTGGGCGCGGCGCACGCGGTGTTCCTCGCGCTCGCCCTGCACAGCGCGGGCCGGCACGACGAGGCGCTGCGCGTGGCGATCGAGGCCGTCGAGCCGACGCTGCCCCGGTACAACCGGTCGGTGCGGGCCTACGCCGCGGCGTTGACCGCCTGA
- the mobA gene encoding molybdenum cofactor guanylyltransferase has product MSAAAIVLAGGRASRLDGAAKPLLKVGGRTLLDGVVAALADAGFEPIVVSGPPLPTARPVVRVREHPPFGGPVAGIAAGLGAVAAEHVALLAADLARPAAVLAALRPHVGELAAADAVCLADPDGHAQWLAGLYRAEALCRGLAALPDGGRDASLRALLRGLRVVTVTASREAVLDVDTWQDLDQARASEETT; this is encoded by the coding sequence GTGAGCGCCGCCGCGATCGTGCTCGCGGGCGGCCGGGCGTCGCGCCTGGACGGCGCGGCCAAGCCGCTGCTCAAGGTCGGCGGCCGCACGCTGCTCGACGGGGTCGTCGCGGCGCTGGCCGACGCGGGCTTCGAGCCGATCGTCGTGTCTGGCCCGCCGCTGCCGACGGCGCGGCCGGTCGTGCGGGTGCGGGAGCATCCCCCGTTCGGCGGCCCGGTGGCCGGGATCGCCGCGGGCCTGGGCGCCGTCGCCGCCGAGCACGTCGCCCTGCTCGCGGCCGACCTCGCCCGCCCGGCGGCGGTCCTCGCGGCGCTGCGGCCGCACGTGGGCGAGCTCGCGGCGGCGGACGCCGTGTGCCTGGCCGACCCCGACGGCCACGCCCAGTGGCTGGCCGGGCTCTACCGCGCCGAGGCGCTGTGCCGCGGCCTCGCCGCGCTGCCCGATGGCGGGCGCGACGCCTCGCTGCGCGCGCTGCTGCGGGGCCTGCGCGTCGTCACCGTCACGGCCTCGCGCGAGGCCGTGCTCGACGTCGACACGTGGCAGGATCTGGATCAGGCCCGCGCGAGTGAGGAGACGACATGA
- a CDS encoding DUF6457 domain-containing protein, with product MSESRTLPPEALDAWADAACARLGIDRAALSVPLVLDLARDVAHGVARPAAPLSAFIAGLAAGRAGGDAEAQREAVAALTALANEWAER from the coding sequence ATGAGCGAGTCCCGCACCCTTCCCCCCGAGGCCCTCGACGCGTGGGCCGACGCCGCCTGCGCGCGCCTCGGCATCGACCGCGCCGCGCTGTCGGTCCCGCTCGTGCTGGACCTGGCGCGCGACGTGGCGCACGGGGTGGCCCGCCCCGCGGCGCCGCTGAGCGCCTTCATCGCCGGGCTCGCCGCCGGGCGCGCGGGCGGCGATGCGGAGGCCCAGCGCGAGGCCGTCGCCGCGCTGACCGCGCTCGCCAACGAGTGGGCGGAGCGCTGA
- a CDS encoding MoaD/ThiS family protein yields the protein MARVRYFAAAEEAAGRAEELRGETTLAALRAALADAHPALGPILPRCAVLVDGRRHDDNVPLAEGALVDVLPPFAGG from the coding sequence ATGGCGCGCGTGCGCTACTTCGCGGCCGCCGAGGAGGCCGCCGGCCGCGCCGAGGAGCTGCGCGGCGAGACCACGCTCGCCGCGCTGCGTGCCGCGCTCGCCGACGCGCACCCGGCGCTGGGGCCGATCCTCCCCCGCTGCGCCGTGCTCGTCGACGGGCGCCGGCACGACGACAACGTGCCGCTGGCCGAGGGCGCGCTCGTCGACGTCCTGCCGCCGTTCGCGGGTGGCTGA